The following proteins come from a genomic window of Paenibacillus swuensis:
- the ytvI gene encoding sporulation integral membrane protein YtvI gives MLSFYKKYWRTAFDIALIVLTVYLIMYVFSFAWRIATPIFLALVIFAVIEPFAKYLHRKGVKKSTASALSVMIFTLLLLAVLTGIGVIFTKQILVMKDKLPLYADILQAQIAERSIQLEQQYKDLDSTYTDKIREYAAVITEKGAQLAQSFLNGLFRFITSFSTFMVNLFVGIILAYFLSMEIKDWRRIADEKTPRTFKSAYTFLKDNVLIGIGGYLKAQLKLITITFLIIFISLFLLGVNNALSIALLSALFDVLPLLGVPVIFVPWILYLVIVGNTTLAIWLTVLLVVVMLFRQLLEPKIMGDTLGVSAFTTLSFAIISLSLFGVAGMILSPVLIILLKALWDQGYLKRWIRMPKDEFGSSGTSLEELKRH, from the coding sequence ATGCTATCGTTTTACAAAAAATATTGGAGAACCGCCTTTGACATCGCACTAATCGTGCTTACGGTCTACCTTATTATGTATGTGTTCAGTTTTGCATGGCGTATCGCGACGCCGATTTTTCTCGCGCTTGTCATTTTTGCGGTCATCGAGCCTTTTGCCAAATACCTGCATAGGAAAGGAGTCAAGAAATCTACCGCTTCGGCCTTGTCGGTCATGATCTTTACATTGCTGCTGTTAGCGGTGTTAACCGGAATCGGTGTGATCTTCACCAAACAGATTCTCGTCATGAAGGACAAGTTGCCCTTGTATGCGGATATTCTGCAGGCCCAGATCGCGGAACGCTCCATTCAACTCGAACAGCAATACAAGGATCTGGACTCAACCTATACGGACAAAATTAGGGAGTATGCCGCTGTGATTACAGAAAAAGGCGCGCAACTCGCTCAGTCGTTCCTGAACGGTCTGTTCCGATTCATCACTTCCTTCTCCACGTTCATGGTGAACTTGTTTGTGGGAATCATTCTGGCTTACTTCTTGTCCATGGAAATCAAGGACTGGCGCCGGATCGCGGATGAGAAGACGCCTCGCACCTTCAAGAGCGCCTATACTTTCCTGAAAGACAACGTGTTAATCGGTATCGGAGGGTATTTGAAGGCGCAGCTGAAGCTGATTACCATCACGTTTCTCATCATCTTCATTTCCCTGTTCCTGCTCGGTGTCAATAATGCCTTGAGCATCGCGCTTTTGTCCGCTTTATTCGATGTGCTTCCGCTGCTCGGGGTACCGGTCATCTTCGTGCCCTGGATCTTATATCTGGTCATCGTGGGCAACACGACGCTCGCCATCTGGTTAACGGTTCTGCTTGTAGTTGTCATGTTATTCCGCCAATTGCTGGAACCGAAGATTATGGGAGATACGTTGGGGGTTTCGGCGTTCACGACGCTTAGCTTCGCGATTATCTCGTTATCCTTATTCGGTGTCGCGGGCATGATTCTGTCCCCGGTGCTGATCATCCTGCTTAAAGCGCTATGGGACCAAGGGTATCTTAAACGCTGGATCCGGATGCCCAAGGATGAGTTTGGAAGCTCGGGTACCAGCTTGGAAGAACTTAAGCGCCATTGA
- a CDS encoding peptidoglycan D,D-transpeptidase FtsI family protein produces MKRRMFVLLASVSLILIIIGGRLMWIQVITAHHFTSRNIDLVSESVRQREKGIVLNSGRGIIKDRNGIPFTSEWQRVLVVTPVAKHYQGSAEQIAKLSHALGTTEDYWHKAFGEVKEPQFWRKPGDKQPTALTADQEKTISSLKVPNLKVMPYVRRYPEGMNGSHAIGFVSQHPEHLLALYAEQIHGGLLSKDAQVGASGLEKAFEPYLRGVGASSVSFYTDAKKQPLQGLHMRLVRPTSAYYPLNLITSLDAKLQGRIEAYLEREGLSKGAVVVMDVVTGEVLTSASRPVYDPYTIVQQDKGWANAAVKAVTPGSIFKTVIASAALEEGVVDKHERFECSGELGKYGLSCWKHGGHGRLTFKEAFAQSCNVVFAKVAARLSANTIERYAHKLGLSGNIGWSGASVLDGSALRMFEGEEAGQLFAKGTPRTDGGVLAQTAIGQRDVLLSPLQAASMAAAVARGGEVRSPQLVNRVEYANGDTMAVFGGREVRLAGEAPISEATAATLRGWMRGVVTEGTGASLRDAKWALAGKSGTAQVVSGGVRRVNQWFIGYGPADKPRFAVSVLVKDASPEASHQATRLFKGVMDILADY; encoded by the coding sequence ATGAAACGCAGAATGTTTGTTTTACTAGCATCGGTATCCTTAATTCTAATCATCATCGGCGGGAGACTGATGTGGATTCAAGTCATCACCGCGCATCATTTCACAAGCCGGAATATAGATTTGGTTTCGGAATCGGTCCGCCAGCGCGAGAAAGGTATTGTGTTAAACAGCGGCCGCGGGATCATCAAAGACCGGAATGGCATTCCCTTTACAAGCGAATGGCAGCGCGTGCTTGTGGTTACTCCCGTTGCGAAGCATTATCAGGGAAGTGCGGAGCAAATCGCCAAGTTGAGCCATGCGTTGGGCACAACGGAAGACTATTGGCATAAGGCGTTTGGGGAGGTGAAGGAGCCGCAATTCTGGCGTAAACCCGGAGATAAACAGCCAACAGCTCTTACCGCTGATCAGGAGAAGACCATCAGCTCCCTAAAGGTGCCTAATCTGAAGGTGATGCCGTATGTCAGGCGGTATCCGGAGGGAATGAACGGAAGCCATGCCATCGGCTTCGTCAGTCAGCATCCAGAGCATTTACTGGCGTTATACGCGGAACAAATCCACGGCGGTCTCTTGTCCAAAGATGCCCAAGTCGGCGCATCCGGATTAGAGAAAGCGTTTGAACCTTATTTGCGCGGTGTCGGCGCTTCGTCGGTGTCCTTCTATACGGACGCTAAGAAGCAACCGCTGCAAGGACTGCATATGCGCCTTGTTCGGCCCACCTCGGCTTATTACCCGCTGAACCTGATCACTTCTTTAGACGCTAAGCTGCAAGGCCGAATTGAAGCTTATCTGGAACGCGAGGGGCTGTCTAAAGGGGCTGTTGTCGTCATGGATGTAGTTACGGGGGAAGTGCTTACTTCTGCATCACGCCCCGTATACGATCCTTATACGATCGTGCAACAGGATAAAGGCTGGGCGAATGCGGCGGTGAAAGCTGTGACACCCGGTTCGATTTTCAAAACCGTGATCGCTTCAGCCGCATTGGAAGAGGGTGTCGTGGATAAACATGAGCGCTTCGAGTGTTCCGGGGAGCTGGGGAAATACGGATTGTCCTGCTGGAAGCACGGCGGCCACGGAAGGCTGACCTTTAAGGAGGCGTTCGCGCAGTCTTGCAATGTGGTCTTTGCGAAGGTCGCGGCACGCTTATCCGCAAACACGATCGAGCGCTATGCCCACAAGTTGGGCTTAAGCGGTAACATCGGCTGGAGCGGAGCGTCCGTGCTGGACGGGTCGGCCTTGCGGATGTTCGAAGGCGAGGAAGCTGGCCAACTGTTCGCGAAGGGTACACCGCGCACGGACGGAGGCGTGCTGGCCCAGACAGCCATCGGCCAACGCGATGTGCTGCTCTCGCCCCTGCAGGCCGCCTCCATGGCCGCTGCCGTTGCCAGAGGCGGCGAGGTGCGTTCGCCGCAGCTGGTGAACCGGGTCGAGTACGCGAACGGCGATACGATGGCGGTGTTTGGTGGGCGCGAGGTGCGGCTTGCGGGGGAAGCGCCCATCTCAGAAGCGACAGCCGCGACATTGCGGGGCTGGATGCGCGGGGTTGTCACGGAGGGGACGGGGGCATCGCTCCGGGACGCGAAGTGGGCTCTCGCGGGCAAGTCCGGGACCGCGCAGGTTGTCAGCGGCGGGGTGCGCCGGGTGAACCAGTGGTTCATCGGGTACGGACCGGCGGACAAGCCGCGGTTTGCGGTAAGCGTCCTGGTAAAGGACGCGTCTCCGGAGGCGAGCCATCAAGCGACGCGGCTGTTCAAGGGGGTCATGGACATTCTGGCGGATTACTGA
- a CDS encoding protein-glutamine gamma-glutamyltransferase: protein MYYLQATGRKEGMDAVIIIAGNRVNSVSEPLTPLEQYIVSEKLKSPQPFSYESEDQLKFELRMRTKIVEAAEEMYASRVKFGDFPKSQSNPAYWIRMPNGGFQLRPGVRSSDAIRDIWLNSEMYTFECATAIIMMMYKAVLETIGAPLFDTYFQNLVLYTWTTDEDLRIITKPGYESFPGDVLYFKNPDVNPATPEWQGENVIELGNNLFFGHGMGIKTPIEVIQELNAYRRPFAFRSAFLMHQVTAPDYKYLYQLSKSVPASTYTDITMPFRGIISRIGEFTVVAS, encoded by the coding sequence GTGTATTATTTGCAGGCTACAGGAAGGAAGGAAGGAATGGATGCCGTGATTATCATTGCCGGAAACCGGGTGAATTCCGTTTCGGAACCGCTCACGCCGTTGGAACAATATATCGTATCCGAAAAATTAAAGAGCCCGCAGCCCTTTTCCTATGAGAGTGAAGATCAGTTGAAATTTGAACTCCGCATGCGGACGAAAATCGTTGAAGCTGCGGAAGAAATGTATGCAAGCCGTGTAAAGTTTGGCGATTTTCCCAAATCGCAAAGCAATCCGGCCTATTGGATTCGTATGCCTAACGGAGGATTTCAGCTCAGACCGGGTGTCCGGTCCTCGGATGCGATCAGAGACATATGGCTGAATTCGGAAATGTATACGTTTGAGTGCGCGACTGCAATCATTATGATGATGTATAAAGCGGTTCTGGAAACGATCGGAGCGCCTTTATTCGATACTTACTTTCAAAATTTGGTGCTGTACACCTGGACGACGGATGAGGATCTCAGAATCATTACGAAACCGGGTTATGAAAGCTTTCCGGGCGATGTGCTGTATTTCAAAAATCCTGACGTAAACCCGGCTACACCGGAGTGGCAAGGCGAGAATGTCATTGAGCTCGGGAACAACCTGTTCTTCGGACATGGAATGGGGATCAAGACACCGATTGAAGTTATACAGGAATTGAACGCGTACCGCAGACCTTTCGCGTTCAGATCGGCATTTCTTATGCATCAGGTGACTGCGCCGGATTACAAGTATCTGTATCAGTTAAGCAAATCCGTACCGGCCTCGACTTACACCGATATTACGATGCCATTCCGAGGCATTATTTCACGCATCGGTGAGTTCACCGTTGTGGCGAGTTAG
- a CDS encoding TetR/AcrR family transcriptional regulator, which yields MNQPPKRSPGRPRKLDADDPQTELIIMRAASAAFMQYGYEKVSLIHIAEQCKVTKATLYYYFDNKANLFARSVIRMFNNVAGHVGRYLTMDLPLKDRLTAMAKVQMGNQFGEFETLMKEASSHLTALQINEIREAEKAIHHIMADTFQTEINRGTLKPSLHPMVLSLAFASMVMLGTREMLLELYSGDLDGAAEAVVELFWTGAGKKL from the coding sequence ATGAATCAACCTCCAAAACGATCACCTGGCCGTCCACGTAAACTGGATGCCGACGACCCTCAAACCGAGTTGATCATTATGCGCGCCGCTTCAGCCGCTTTCATGCAATACGGTTACGAGAAAGTTTCTTTAATTCATATAGCGGAACAATGCAAAGTAACGAAGGCGACATTGTATTATTATTTTGACAACAAAGCCAATCTGTTCGCTAGGTCCGTCATCCGCATGTTCAATAATGTGGCGGGTCACGTTGGACGATATCTCACCATGGATTTGCCTTTGAAGGATCGGTTAACGGCCATGGCGAAAGTTCAGATGGGCAATCAGTTCGGTGAATTCGAGACGCTGATGAAGGAAGCCTCTTCGCATTTGACAGCGTTGCAAATTAATGAAATTCGGGAAGCTGAGAAAGCGATTCACCATATAATGGCCGATACGTTCCAAACGGAGATCAACCGCGGCACATTAAAGCCATCCTTGCATCCGATGGTGCTTTCTCTTGCATTTGCCTCGATGGTCATGCTGGGCACTAGAGAAATGTTGCTGGAGCTGTACAGCGGGGATTTAGACGGTGCGGCTGAGGCGGTTGTTGAGCTGTTCTGGACAGGCGCGGGAAAAAAACTGTAA
- a CDS encoding DUF7667 family protein: MHGFHQRLAELWTLRKDRPWTAEEQREFDLCLDANANYAWKLIQLENLSLAASMTRDYDWLHSICQDIERLQPKR; encoded by the coding sequence ATGCACGGGTTTCACCAGAGGCTTGCGGAGCTGTGGACATTGCGTAAAGATCGTCCTTGGACAGCGGAGGAGCAACGGGAATTCGACTTATGTCTTGATGCGAATGCCAACTATGCCTGGAAGCTTATTCAGCTTGAGAACCTTTCACTGGCGGCTTCCATGACGCGGGATTATGATTGGTTGCACAGCATATGCCAGGATATTGAACGATTGCAGCCCAAACGGTAA
- a CDS encoding polysaccharide deacetylase family protein codes for MISIIHCRIAGNALMENLLLWAFYIFTFYAFLPGLISRTFGFRVFQKGNKSRQIALTFDDGPDVKYTPQLLDLLSQYGVKATFFVVGTHAEKYPELVKRMHDEGHCIGIHNYVHRSNMLMRPGTVQRQIELTSDAIERTTGQKPMFYRPPWGVVNLFDFSAKRLQIILWSSMFGDWRKSVGVEKLTKRMMKRMRGGEVFLLHDCGQTFGADEEAPGTMLIALERFLKSAAESGFDCVRVDEMDGFKRKQPITLPLYKRLLIGLWLSWEKVFHVLARLDTLETEEPIFHIRKRNYSGKPVMLRDGEEIREGDAYVELHFDNQRLKEFSLASRSSLHLAIRFVRAVEQALPLMASRLAADPEYQGAKALLGISMIHRGSEHLGFDVKDMPPGLFAKATKVYLRILLSVLHPQGTKRVQQDRAPDKKKASRAGETLMPKMIWMSTGVLMDKYSVANPRNKVQAEAVHSGAHRVNLSVAPTVADSLEKTTAL; via the coding sequence ATGATATCCATTATACATTGCAGAATTGCGGGGAATGCACTCATGGAGAATTTGCTGCTGTGGGCTTTTTACATCTTTACGTTTTATGCCTTCCTCCCAGGCTTAATCAGCAGGACCTTCGGTTTTCGAGTGTTTCAGAAAGGCAACAAGAGCCGCCAGATCGCGCTGACCTTTGATGACGGTCCCGATGTGAAGTATACGCCTCAATTATTGGACTTGTTAAGTCAGTACGGGGTGAAAGCGACTTTTTTCGTTGTGGGCACCCATGCCGAGAAATATCCTGAACTTGTGAAACGGATGCATGACGAAGGTCATTGCATAGGCATTCATAATTATGTTCATAGAAGCAACATGCTGATGCGCCCGGGAACGGTACAAAGACAGATTGAATTAACTTCTGATGCCATCGAACGAACAACGGGTCAGAAGCCCATGTTTTATCGGCCGCCTTGGGGGGTGGTCAACTTGTTTGATTTCTCCGCCAAACGGCTGCAGATTATTCTGTGGTCTTCGATGTTCGGGGATTGGCGCAAGAGTGTCGGCGTTGAGAAGCTGACCAAGCGAATGATGAAACGGATGCGCGGCGGCGAAGTGTTCCTGCTTCACGATTGCGGGCAAACCTTCGGCGCGGATGAGGAAGCGCCGGGCACGATGCTGATTGCGCTGGAAAGGTTTCTGAAATCGGCCGCGGAAAGCGGGTTTGATTGCGTGCGCGTAGACGAGATGGACGGCTTTAAGCGGAAGCAACCGATTACGTTGCCTCTGTACAAGAGGTTGCTTATCGGGTTGTGGCTCAGCTGGGAGAAGGTTTTTCATGTGTTGGCGAGACTGGACACGCTGGAGACAGAGGAGCCTATCTTTCACATTCGCAAACGCAACTATAGCGGGAAGCCCGTCATGCTCCGTGACGGTGAAGAAATTCGGGAAGGCGACGCTTATGTCGAGCTCCACTTTGACAATCAGCGCCTGAAGGAATTCAGCTTGGCCTCCCGTTCAAGTTTACATTTAGCGATTCGGTTCGTGCGCGCGGTGGAACAGGCGTTGCCGCTTATGGCGTCGAGGCTTGCGGCTGACCCCGAATATCAAGGGGCGAAGGCTCTCCTAGGTATCTCCATGATTCACCGGGGCTCGGAGCATTTGGGCTTTGATGTTAAGGATATGCCGCCCGGTCTGTTCGCTAAAGCTACGAAGGTGTATTTGCGAATTCTCTTATCCGTGCTCCATCCACAGGGGACGAAGCGGGTTCAACAGGACCGTGCCCCCGATAAGAAGAAGGCGTCTCGCGCGGGCGAGACGTTAATGCCCAAGATGATTTGGATGTCCACGGGCGTCTTGATGGATAAATACTCGGTAGCCAACCCCAGGAACAAAGTACAGGCGGAGGCCGTCCATTCAGGCGCGCACAGGGTAAACCTGTCCGTAGCGCCTACGGTTGCCGACAGTCTTGAGAAGACAACCGCGTTATAA